A window of the Longimicrobiaceae bacterium genome harbors these coding sequences:
- a CDS encoding 2-hydroxyacid dehydrogenase, producing the protein MKIAVFSTKPYDRVALEQANRRHGHELTFLEPRLTETTVELARGFDAVCPFVNDELSATVIAALAANGIRLLTLRSAGFNHVDLAAATQHGITVTRVPAYSPHAVAEHAVALMLTLNRKLHRAHVRVREGNFSLEGLLGFDVHGKTVGVVGTGAIGTVFCRIMAGFGCRLLGHDPFPNDEVLRLGGEYVPLEDLLAASDIVALHLPLTPDTYHLIDAAALARMKPGAMLINTSRGALVDARALIDALKSGKLGALGLDVYEEEADLFFEDLSNSVIQDDVFARLLTFPNVLITGHQGFFTREALANIAETTLANATAFERGEGEIHMVKLEQVRAQRTG; encoded by the coding sequence ATGAAGATCGCAGTCTTCAGCACGAAACCGTACGACCGCGTCGCTCTCGAGCAGGCGAACCGCCGCCACGGTCACGAGCTCACCTTCCTGGAGCCGCGGCTCACCGAGACCACCGTCGAGCTCGCCCGCGGCTTCGACGCGGTCTGCCCTTTCGTGAACGATGAGCTGAGCGCCACCGTGATCGCGGCCCTTGCCGCGAACGGCATCCGTCTACTCACCCTCCGTTCCGCCGGCTTCAACCACGTCGACCTGGCCGCGGCGACCCAGCACGGAATCACCGTGACCCGGGTTCCGGCGTACTCACCGCACGCGGTGGCGGAACACGCCGTGGCGCTGATGCTGACCCTGAACCGCAAGCTCCATAGGGCGCATGTCCGGGTGCGGGAGGGGAACTTCTCCCTCGAGGGGCTACTCGGTTTCGACGTTCACGGAAAGACCGTCGGCGTCGTAGGTACCGGGGCGATCGGGACAGTCTTCTGTCGCATCATGGCCGGCTTCGGGTGCCGCCTGCTCGGGCACGATCCGTTTCCGAACGACGAGGTCCTGCGCCTGGGCGGCGAGTACGTGCCGCTGGAGGATCTCCTTGCCGCCTCCGACATCGTCGCCCTGCACCTGCCACTCACGCCTGATACTTACCACCTCATCGACGCCGCAGCCCTGGCGCGAATGAAGCCGGGAGCGATGCTCATCAACACCAGCCGCGGCGCCCTGGTGGATGCGCGCGCGCTGATCGACGCGCTCAAGAGCGGCAAGCTGGGAGCGCTCGGACTGGATGTTTACGAGGAAGAAGCCGATCTCTTCTTCGAGGATCTCTCGAACTCGGTCATCCAGGACGACGTCTTCGCCCGACTGCTCACCTTTCCGAACGTGCTCATCACCGGTCACCAGGGCTTCTTCACCCGGGAGGCGCTGGCCAACATCGCCGAGACGACACTCGCCAACGCCACCGCCTTCGAGCGCGGCGAAGGTGAGATCCACATGGTGAAGCTGGAACAGGTTCGCGCACAGCGCACCGGGTAG
- a CDS encoding NUDIX domain-containing protein — MARSNKISAGLLLYRRTGDGIEVFLAHPGGPFWNRRDLGAWTVPKGVIEEGEDPLAAARREFEEETGIVPTGPFIPLGSIRQKAGKTVHAWAWEGDADPDAIRSNQMEVEWPRGSGIRRLYPEVDRCAWFEPEVARQKINSAQAELIDRLLVTLGLARPGD, encoded by the coding sequence GTGGCCCGCAGCAACAAGATCAGCGCCGGCCTGCTGCTCTACAGGCGCACCGGGGATGGGATCGAAGTCTTCCTCGCTCACCCGGGAGGACCCTTCTGGAATCGGCGGGACCTGGGCGCGTGGACCGTGCCCAAAGGGGTCATCGAGGAAGGAGAAGACCCGCTCGCTGCCGCCCGCCGCGAGTTCGAGGAGGAGACCGGGATCGTTCCCACCGGCCCCTTCATTCCTCTGGGTAGCATCCGGCAGAAGGCAGGGAAGACGGTCCACGCCTGGGCTTGGGAGGGAGACGCCGATCCGGATGCCATCCGCAGCAACCAGATGGAGGTGGAATGGCCGCGCGGGTCGGGTATTCGCCGCCTCTACCCGGAAGTGGACCGCTGCGCCTGGTTCGAGCCCGAGGTCGCGCGCCAGAAGATCAACAGCGCCCAGGCCGAGCTGATCGATCGACTCCTGGTGACGCTCGGGCTCGCCAGGCCTGGCGACTAG
- a CDS encoding C40 family peptidase, translating into MKKLIFAIALLAPAQLAAQTGSTLSPFVASDGSISGTPMLVGANYTREYGWLGLRLGGFVDVGSTPLGGDSGDGTSRVGVFGADLDALLFAGSPASPNASVIPYLLAGVGIQTLTGTVGSSFTTSYSYGVGLRTPLASWLSLDGEARYRQPLAADVIDVPEEVGSGLEFRFGISIRTSGARPRVRVPPASALASRPLLTSASAPAGSEAAARLRIAERTLDTADDYLGIRYTWGGSSPSEGFDCSGFVQYVFARNGVNLPRVSQDQARAGRALPLDLAVFEPGDLLAFASRGNRVDHIAIYAGNGRIIHSSASGNGVRIDDLYSQRGRWYLDHMVAARRVIDGLSGWSLGSR; encoded by the coding sequence ATGAAGAAGCTGATCTTCGCCATCGCCCTGCTCGCCCCGGCTCAGCTCGCCGCGCAAACCGGCAGCACACTGAGCCCGTTCGTGGCCAGCGATGGCAGTATCAGCGGCACCCCCATGCTCGTGGGGGCGAACTACACTCGCGAGTACGGCTGGCTGGGACTGCGGTTGGGCGGCTTCGTGGACGTCGGCTCCACCCCGCTCGGCGGCGATTCGGGGGATGGCACCAGCCGGGTGGGCGTCTTCGGAGCAGACCTGGACGCCCTCCTCTTCGCTGGCAGCCCAGCTTCTCCCAACGCGTCGGTCATCCCTTACCTGCTCGCCGGCGTGGGTATACAGACCCTGACCGGTACAGTTGGCTCCTCGTTCACCACCTCGTACAGCTACGGCGTCGGCCTGCGCACTCCGCTGGCGAGCTGGCTCTCCCTGGACGGCGAGGCGCGTTACCGGCAGCCACTTGCCGCCGACGTCATCGACGTACCGGAAGAGGTCGGAAGCGGGCTCGAATTCCGGTTCGGAATCAGCATTCGCACCAGCGGAGCTCGGCCGCGGGTGCGCGTACCCCCCGCCAGCGCACTCGCGAGTCGCCCGTTGCTGACCAGCGCCAGCGCGCCGGCGGGATCCGAGGCTGCGGCCCGCCTGCGGATCGCTGAGCGAACGCTGGACACCGCCGATGACTACCTGGGCATACGTTACACCTGGGGCGGCAGCTCGCCGAGCGAAGGCTTCGACTGCTCGGGCTTCGTCCAGTATGTCTTCGCCCGAAACGGGGTCAACCTTCCCCGGGTGTCTCAGGACCAGGCGCGGGCCGGACGGGCGCTGCCGCTGGATCTGGCTGTCTTCGAGCCCGGCGACCTCCTGGCCTTCGCCTCTCGCGGCAACCGCGTCGACCACATCGCCATCTACGCCGGGAACGGCCGGATCATCCATTCGAGCGCCAGCGGCAACGGCGTCCGCATCGACGACCTCTACAGCCAGCGCGGGCGCTGGTATCTGGACCACATGGTCGCCGCGCGCCGCGTAATCGACGGCCTGTCCGGATGGAGCCTCGGGTCCCGGTAA
- the lpdA gene encoding dihydrolipoyl dehydrogenase, which produces MADQSFDVVVVGAGPGGYIAAIKAAQLGYKTACIEEQFLGGVCLNIGCIPTKALLESAAFLTRLGHAADFGIEVGEVRGDLARAVKRSRQVSDRLSKGVGTLFKKYKVTHVEGRGRLQGGGQVEVTSKDGKKQTLAAKHIILATGSRPKDLPFLKIDHDRVWDSTDAMMAQEPPKTLAIVGAGAIGCEFADVYAAFGTKVTIIEALDRVLPLEDRDCSAVVEKSYKKRGMEIYTSARLEKAEIGKSGVKLTVTTAKGENKVIEAERVLSAIGRAPNVEDIGLETAGVKLTDRGFIQVDEQYRTSAEGVYAIGDVAGPPLLAHKGSHEGVVCVEGIHGNKQARVDYNNIPNCTYCHPEVASVGLTEEQAREQGYDIQVGVFPWIANGRALTAGETEGFVKVIRDKKYSEVLGAHIVGPHATELIAEFVVGRHLETTTEEMEKAMHPHPTLSEAVADAALTALGHPLNI; this is translated from the coding sequence TTGGCTGACCAGAGCTTCGACGTCGTAGTCGTGGGGGCGGGTCCTGGCGGGTATATCGCTGCCATCAAGGCGGCGCAGCTCGGCTACAAGACCGCCTGCATCGAGGAGCAGTTCCTCGGCGGCGTTTGCCTCAATATCGGTTGCATTCCCACTAAAGCGCTGCTGGAGAGCGCGGCGTTTCTGACCCGTCTCGGCCACGCTGCCGACTTCGGCATCGAAGTCGGAGAGGTACGCGGTGATCTGGCTCGCGCGGTGAAGCGTTCCCGTCAGGTCTCGGACCGCCTCTCCAAGGGGGTCGGCACCCTGTTCAAGAAGTACAAGGTCACGCACGTCGAGGGGCGTGGTCGACTGCAGGGCGGCGGCCAGGTAGAGGTCACCTCCAAGGACGGGAAGAAGCAGACGCTCGCCGCCAAGCACATCATCCTGGCCACCGGGTCACGGCCGAAGGATCTGCCTTTCCTCAAGATCGATCACGATCGGGTCTGGGACTCCACCGACGCGATGATGGCGCAGGAGCCACCGAAGACGCTCGCGATTGTCGGAGCGGGTGCCATCGGCTGCGAGTTCGCGGACGTGTACGCCGCTTTCGGTACGAAGGTCACCATCATCGAGGCCCTCGACCGGGTGCTGCCGTTGGAGGACAGAGACTGCTCCGCGGTGGTCGAGAAGAGCTATAAGAAGCGGGGGATGGAGATCTACACCAGCGCGCGGCTGGAGAAGGCGGAGATCGGCAAGTCGGGCGTGAAGCTCACGGTGACGACCGCCAAGGGGGAGAACAAGGTGATCGAGGCGGAGCGCGTGCTCAGCGCCATCGGGCGCGCTCCCAACGTGGAGGACATCGGGCTGGAGACCGCGGGCGTGAAGCTGACCGACCGCGGCTTCATCCAGGTGGACGAGCAGTATCGAACCTCCGCGGAGGGGGTGTACGCGATCGGCGACGTGGCCGGTCCCCCGCTACTCGCGCACAAGGGATCGCATGAAGGAGTCGTCTGCGTCGAGGGAATCCACGGCAACAAGCAGGCGCGCGTCGACTACAACAACATCCCGAACTGCACCTACTGCCACCCCGAGGTGGCCTCCGTCGGCCTCACCGAGGAACAGGCCAGGGAGCAGGGATACGACATCCAGGTCGGCGTATTCCCCTGGATCGCGAACGGGCGCGCGCTCACCGCGGGTGAGACGGAAGGGTTCGTGAAGGTGATCCGGGACAAGAAATACTCTGAGGTCCTGGGCGCCCACATCGTGGGTCCGCATGCCACCGAGCTCATCGCCGAGTTCGTGGTGGGCCGGCACCTCGAGACCACGACCGAGGAGATGGAGAAGGCGATGCACCCGCACCCGACCCTCTCCGAGGCCGTCGCCGACGCCGCGCTGACGGCGCTGGGGCATCCGCTGAATATCTGA
- a CDS encoding endo-1,4-beta-xylanase, with protein MADRNGVVRRVVERTWGRWAVGIAAALVWLTAPAPISAQEVARDSATVPATTKFLGNVWSPRQAADFLKYWDQITPENAGKWRNMEPRRDEFDWRILDEAYEAAQQNGLPFRFHVLVWGNQQPAWIEELPPHEQLEEIEERMAAIAERYPEIDFVEVVNEPIHDPPRKRNAEDRGAGDYIEALGGEGESGWDWVLNAFRMARRHFPEAALVLNEYSVINNDETTDRYLEIIRLLQAEDLIQVIGIQGHSFSTTGSSEVMRRNLDRLAATGLPIQVMEMDVDGEDDARQLSEYQRIFPIFWEHPAVSGITLWGWRPGLWRGRFGANLLREDGSLRPSMEWLLEYTGRKR; from the coding sequence ATGGCGGATCGCAACGGTGTGGTGCGCCGCGTAGTCGAGAGGACGTGGGGAAGGTGGGCGGTCGGCATCGCGGCCGCGCTGGTCTGGCTGACGGCGCCCGCCCCAATTTCGGCCCAGGAGGTCGCGCGGGACAGTGCGACGGTGCCGGCCACGACGAAGTTTCTGGGGAATGTGTGGTCACCGCGCCAGGCTGCGGATTTCCTGAAGTATTGGGACCAGATCACCCCGGAGAACGCCGGCAAGTGGCGAAACATGGAGCCGCGCCGGGACGAGTTCGACTGGCGGATCCTGGACGAGGCCTACGAGGCTGCGCAGCAGAACGGCCTGCCATTCCGCTTTCATGTGCTCGTCTGGGGCAATCAGCAGCCGGCCTGGATCGAGGAGCTGCCGCCGCACGAGCAACTCGAGGAGATCGAGGAGCGGATGGCGGCGATCGCGGAGCGCTACCCGGAGATCGATTTCGTGGAGGTAGTGAACGAGCCGATCCACGATCCTCCGCGAAAGCGCAATGCGGAGGACCGCGGGGCCGGAGACTACATCGAAGCGCTGGGGGGAGAGGGAGAGTCCGGCTGGGATTGGGTGCTGAATGCCTTCCGGATGGCGCGGCGCCACTTCCCCGAAGCGGCGCTGGTGCTGAACGAGTACAGCGTAATCAACAACGACGAGACCACCGACCGCTACCTGGAGATCATTCGTCTGTTACAGGCGGAAGATCTCATCCAGGTGATCGGGATCCAGGGGCACTCCTTCTCTACTACCGGATCCTCAGAGGTGATGCGGCGCAACCTCGATCGGCTGGCCGCGACGGGCCTGCCGATTCAGGTCATGGAGATGGATGTCGACGGCGAGGACGACGCTCGACAGCTCTCGGAGTATCAGCGGATCTTCCCGATTTTCTGGGAGCACCCGGCGGTGTCGGGGATCACCTTGTGGGGATGGCGTCCCGGCCTCTGGCGAGGCCGCTTCGGTGCCAACCTCCTGCGGGAGGATGGAAGCTTACGGCCATCCATGGAATGGTTGTTGGAGTATACGGGGCGGAAGAGGTGA
- the rocD gene encoding ornithine--oxo-acid transaminase, whose protein sequence is MNGNATSTRSAELIELEDRWGAHNYHPLPVVIERGEGPWVYDVDGRRYLDCLSAYSAVNQGHAHPRILETLVRQAHRVTLTSRAFRNDQLPLFCKELAELCDMDRVLPMNTGAEAVETAIKAARRWGYEVKGIPDGKAEIIVCANNFHGRTTTIVGFSSDAEYRQGFGPFTPGFITVPFGDAEALAAAIRPETCAFLFEPIQCEAGINIPPDGYLSAVEEICRANNVLMLADEIQTGLGRTGKRFACDHEGVVPDVYILGKALSGGFYPVSAIVGRAEVIDVFKPGSHGSTYGGNPLGCAVARTALEVIRDEGLVERSARLGAALLARLQAELRHPAIREIRGRGLLIGIELDTPARSFCEALQERGMLCKETHDYVIRLAPPLVVTEEDLDFAVEQLKVVLGSGD, encoded by the coding sequence ATGAATGGCAACGCCACGTCTACACGCAGCGCTGAGCTGATCGAACTGGAGGATCGCTGGGGAGCACACAACTATCATCCGCTCCCCGTGGTCATAGAACGCGGAGAAGGCCCCTGGGTCTACGACGTCGACGGCCGTCGCTACCTGGACTGCCTCAGCGCCTACTCGGCGGTGAACCAGGGACACGCCCACCCTCGCATCCTGGAAACCCTGGTCCGACAGGCCCACCGGGTGACCCTGACCTCGCGCGCTTTCCGCAACGACCAGCTGCCGCTCTTTTGCAAGGAGCTCGCGGAGCTGTGCGACATGGATCGCGTGCTCCCCATGAACACGGGCGCGGAAGCGGTCGAGACCGCGATCAAGGCGGCGCGGAGGTGGGGCTACGAGGTGAAGGGGATTCCCGACGGCAAGGCGGAGATCATCGTCTGCGCCAACAACTTCCACGGGCGCACGACGACCATCGTCGGGTTCTCCTCGGACGCTGAATATCGTCAGGGGTTCGGTCCCTTCACGCCTGGGTTCATCACTGTCCCATTCGGCGACGCGGAGGCACTCGCCGCCGCGATCCGCCCGGAGACCTGTGCCTTCCTCTTCGAGCCCATTCAGTGCGAGGCAGGCATCAACATCCCCCCCGACGGCTATTTGAGCGCGGTGGAGGAGATCTGCCGGGCGAACAACGTGCTGATGCTCGCCGACGAGATCCAGACGGGTCTGGGGCGGACCGGTAAGCGCTTCGCCTGCGACCACGAGGGAGTCGTTCCGGACGTCTACATTCTGGGCAAGGCGCTATCGGGCGGATTCTACCCGGTGTCCGCCATCGTCGGGCGCGCCGAGGTGATCGATGTCTTCAAGCCGGGTAGCCATGGCAGCACCTATGGCGGCAACCCGCTCGGCTGCGCGGTGGCGCGTACCGCTCTGGAAGTGATCCGTGACGAGGGATTGGTAGAGCGCTCGGCTCGGCTGGGTGCGGCGCTGTTGGCCCGCCTGCAGGCGGAGCTCCGGCATCCGGCCATTCGCGAGATCCGGGGACGGGGTCTGCTGATCGGAATCGAGCTGGATACGCCCGCCCGCTCGTTCTGCGAAGCGCTGCAGGAGCGGGGGATGCTCTGCAAGGAAACCCACGATTACGTGATTCGTCTGGCGCCGCCGCTGGTCGTGACGGAGGAGGATCTGGATTTCGCCGTCGAGCAGCTGAAGGTGGTGCTGGGGTCGGGCGACTGA
- a CDS encoding DUF2156 domain-containing protein — MSVHPSPDRPDDSPPGALARARDLVLRYGWNSTAYQILNPGIRHWFSPDDDAVVGFVDCHGVRVVAGAPICPTERMPTVVTKFESETAAAGLEICYFCAGTRLLSSSGGNRHRPILIGAQPAWDPHEWEEMLRTHASLRAQLNRARNKGAEVHEWPAAQAGADTRLRECLQEWLSTRGLPPLHFLVETRTLERLYDRRVFVALRQNELVGFLVASPIPARGGWLIEQIIRGSGAPNGTSELLIDAAVRGIAEEGSHYVTLGLSPLSARAGALGEGGPQWLRFLLTWMRVHARRFYNFEGLEMFKAKFRPAIWEPIFAVAVGQRFTPHLLYAVADAFSDRSVPSTIARAMLGAVRQELRWAGAGIVRRGRSSV; from the coding sequence ATGTCCGTACATCCATCTCCGGACCGTCCTGACGACTCCCCTCCGGGCGCGCTCGCGCGAGCGCGGGACCTCGTGCTGCGCTATGGTTGGAACTCCACCGCCTACCAGATCCTGAACCCGGGCATCCGCCACTGGTTCAGCCCCGACGACGACGCCGTGGTCGGCTTCGTGGACTGTCATGGTGTGCGGGTGGTAGCCGGCGCACCGATCTGCCCCACCGAGAGAATGCCCACCGTGGTCACGAAGTTCGAGAGCGAGACCGCGGCTGCTGGTCTGGAAATATGCTACTTCTGTGCTGGAACTCGGCTCCTCTCGTCCAGCGGGGGGAATCGCCACCGTCCGATACTCATCGGTGCGCAGCCGGCCTGGGATCCTCACGAATGGGAGGAGATGCTCCGCACTCACGCCTCCCTTCGGGCCCAGCTGAATCGCGCGCGCAACAAGGGCGCCGAGGTTCACGAGTGGCCGGCGGCGCAGGCGGGGGCGGACACTCGTCTGCGCGAATGCCTGCAGGAGTGGCTCTCCACACGCGGCCTCCCCCCACTGCACTTTCTCGTGGAGACCCGGACGCTGGAGCGTCTGTATGATCGGCGGGTCTTCGTTGCCCTGCGGCAGAACGAGCTGGTCGGCTTCCTCGTCGCGTCGCCCATCCCGGCGCGTGGAGGCTGGTTGATTGAACAGATCATCCGCGGGTCGGGCGCGCCGAACGGCACTTCCGAGCTGCTGATCGATGCGGCCGTGCGCGGCATCGCCGAAGAGGGAAGTCACTACGTGACTCTCGGGCTCTCCCCGCTTTCCGCGCGCGCGGGAGCTCTGGGAGAGGGCGGACCGCAGTGGCTGCGATTTCTCCTGACCTGGATGCGCGTGCACGCCCGCCGCTTCTACAACTTCGAGGGGCTCGAGATGTTCAAGGCGAAGTTCCGCCCAGCCATCTGGGAACCGATCTTCGCCGTCGCCGTGGGGCAGCGGTTCACACCGCACCTGCTCTACGCGGTGGCCGACGCCTTCAGCGATCGCTCCGTCCCATCCACCATTGCCCGAGCCATGCTGGGGGCGGTCCGGCAGGAGCTGCGCTGGGCGGGAGCGGGCATCGTTCGCAGGGGACGATCGTCAGTGTAG
- a CDS encoding neutral zinc metallopeptidase — MRLGGVRRSRNVQDRRGMGGGIVGGGIGVAVIALIVMLLGGDPGAVLEQGGQATTGAPSAAAPSPDDSAGVWVSQVLATTEDAWSEIFASRGSGYEEPTLVLFSGATSSGCGLGQAAMGPFYCPLDRAVYIDLSFYEELRDRLGAEGDFAQAYVIAHEVGHHVQTLLGISDDVRARSQAVGQAEANALSVRQELQADCFAGVWGNRTRSLLDPEDPAEALTAASAIGDDRLQQAAQGYVVPESFTHGTSAQRRAWFQRGFESGDPADCDTFAAEEV, encoded by the coding sequence ATGCGTCTCGGAGGCGTCAGACGAAGCCGGAATGTCCAGGACCGGCGTGGGATGGGCGGTGGAATCGTCGGGGGCGGCATCGGGGTCGCGGTGATTGCCCTCATCGTGATGCTCCTGGGCGGCGATCCCGGAGCGGTGCTCGAGCAGGGCGGGCAGGCCACCACCGGAGCGCCGTCGGCGGCGGCGCCATCACCGGATGATTCGGCGGGGGTGTGGGTGTCTCAGGTGCTGGCGACCACCGAGGATGCATGGAGCGAGATCTTCGCCTCCAGGGGTTCCGGGTACGAGGAGCCGACGCTCGTGCTATTCAGCGGAGCCACATCCTCCGGCTGTGGGCTGGGGCAGGCCGCGATGGGCCCCTTCTACTGTCCCCTGGACCGCGCGGTGTACATCGATCTCAGCTTCTACGAGGAGCTGCGCGACCGGCTCGGTGCGGAAGGCGACTTCGCCCAGGCCTACGTCATTGCCCACGAGGTAGGGCACCACGTGCAGACGCTGCTGGGCATTTCGGACGACGTCCGCGCGAGGTCGCAGGCGGTGGGACAGGCCGAAGCCAACGCGCTCTCGGTTCGACAGGAGCTCCAGGCAGACTGCTTCGCCGGAGTCTGGGGGAACCGCACGCGCAGCCTCCTCGACCCGGAAGACCCGGCCGAGGCCCTCACAGCCGCGAGCGCCATCGGAGACGATCGGCTTCAGCAGGCGGCACAGGGATATGTGGTTCCGGAGAGCTTCACGCACGGGACCTCGGCGCAACGGCGAGCCTGGTTCCAGCGCGGCTTCGAGAGCGGCGATCCGGCTGACTGCGACACCTTCGCCGCGGAGGAGGTATGA
- a CDS encoding YIP1 family protein, producing the protein MTDATVQEAPSPAQASLWEDFIDIFYAPRQVFERRREAGFGLVLLIITVIGTALFFASQGPLEAAYAAEFRRSLESAGAAAQPTPEQMEQGRQAARIFGTLGILIGYPVSVLIVGVVLWALGKLFSFSGTVKMAILIVTYAQIPRILQGVATLIQGLLLRPDSLADVSLGPARFLDPDSTSMLVMGLLGRLDVFYIWSTILIAIGAQVLGRVPRVQSYVLAVLVWVVGALPSLMGALAGGRG; encoded by the coding sequence ATGACCGACGCCACCGTACAGGAAGCCCCATCGCCCGCTCAAGCGTCTCTCTGGGAAGATTTCATCGACATCTTCTACGCGCCGCGCCAGGTGTTCGAGCGCCGCAGAGAAGCCGGCTTCGGGCTCGTGCTGTTGATCATTACGGTGATCGGCACCGCTTTGTTCTTCGCCTCTCAGGGACCGCTGGAAGCGGCCTACGCGGCAGAGTTCCGTCGGAGCCTGGAGAGCGCCGGCGCCGCCGCTCAGCCGACCCCCGAGCAGATGGAGCAGGGACGTCAGGCGGCGCGGATCTTCGGCACGCTGGGGATCTTGATCGGGTACCCTGTGAGCGTCCTGATCGTTGGCGTGGTACTCTGGGCGCTGGGCAAGCTGTTCAGCTTCTCGGGGACGGTTAAGATGGCGATCCTGATCGTCACCTATGCGCAGATTCCACGCATTCTGCAGGGTGTGGCCACGCTGATCCAGGGGCTCTTGCTGCGGCCCGACAGCCTGGCGGATGTCTCCCTCGGACCGGCGCGTTTTCTGGATCCGGACTCGACCTCCATGCTGGTCATGGGGCTGCTGGGACGGCTGGACGTCTTCTATATCTGGAGCACGATCCTGATTGCCATCGGAGCCCAGGTGCTCGGCAGGGTGCCGCGAGTTCAGTCGTACGTGCTGGCAGTGCTGGTGTGGGTCGTCGGAGCGCTGCCGAGCCTGATGGGAGCTCTGGCGGGCGGCAGAGGCTAG
- a CDS encoding FHA domain-containing protein, which yields MLNLIRKFLRPTLREQLEAGVREALRRYADRHTAPSLRVYVSTDLIPSGVDPELWSQDEAEHLRRFSIQWAEDNHVPRAGLRIEMVLLDTKREFAFVKPIGLDQRPQAKEVPTSEPPVATATATRTGASGAALLEVVSGPQQGTQLRVNGEITLGRRASAEVRGLEDRYMSSRHALLRVDKGTLWVTDLDSKNRTYVNDEALAPHQARRTSVGDHIRMGTTTLRVVRIEA from the coding sequence ATGTTGAATCTCATCCGGAAGTTTCTGCGCCCCACCCTGCGGGAGCAGCTGGAAGCGGGGGTACGGGAGGCGTTGCGGCGCTATGCCGATCGGCATACCGCGCCAAGTCTGCGCGTCTACGTCTCCACGGACTTGATCCCCAGTGGCGTCGACCCGGAGCTCTGGAGCCAGGACGAAGCGGAGCACCTGCGCCGCTTTTCGATCCAGTGGGCCGAGGACAACCACGTCCCCCGCGCGGGACTGCGCATTGAGATGGTCCTGCTGGATACCAAGCGGGAGTTCGCCTTCGTGAAGCCGATCGGCCTCGATCAGCGCCCCCAGGCGAAGGAGGTGCCGACGAGTGAGCCTCCCGTAGCCACCGCCACCGCCACCCGAACCGGCGCCTCGGGTGCCGCACTGCTGGAGGTGGTTTCGGGGCCTCAGCAGGGAACGCAGCTGCGGGTGAACGGAGAGATCACGCTCGGCCGCCGCGCCTCCGCCGAGGTGCGCGGGCTCGAGGACCGCTACATGTCCTCGCGTCATGCACTCTTGCGTGTCGATAAGGGGACACTCTGGGTGACCGACCTCGACTCCAAGAACCGAACTTACGTCAACGACGAAGCGCTCGCCCCGCATCAGGCCAGGCGCACGTCGGTCGGCGACCATATCCGCATGGGAACCACCACGCTCCGGGTGGTGCGGATCGAGGCATAA